The sequence below is a genomic window from Cobetia sp. cqz5-12.
CGAGCATGGCGGCGATGGCGGCCGAGGCCACGACATGCGTCTGGCCATTGGCTTCGTCATGCACGTCGAGACCGCCATGCACGACCGTCACTTCGGCGCGCCCACGCGGCAGCTCTCGTGTCACGACATCCACATCGACGGCGTCGGGTTGCTGCACGCCGATGGTGACCTCGACGCGCATCTGCTGGTGATCGATGCCGAGTGACTGGAACATCACGATGGAGGAGTGATGCAGGGCGTCCTGCACCGCACGGCAGGCCGCCTTGGTGTAGTCCTGACCGTAGAGGTCATTGCCGGTGCCCATCTCGAGAATGATGCGTTGCTCGCTCATGATTGACCTCCTGCGCCCTGCACGGGCATGGCCGCCTCAGCACCATCGCCAGCCGCGACCATATCGAAGGACACGATGATGGCGACATTGGCCATCACGCTCACACCGCTGCCATCCGGCTTGGCGACGTCCAGCCCGCCCTTGACCACACGCACACTGGGCTGACCGTAGGGAAAGATACCCAGCAGGGCGTCACTGTCGACCTTGTCGGGCTGCTGCACACCGATCTCGACCTCGATCAGCATCGCCTCCTTGGGAAAGCCGAAGGCATCCGCCACATTCAGGGAGTTGTGCCACAGGGCATCTCGAATCCCGCGGGCCGCCGCCTCGGTGTAGTTCTGGCTGCGAATGGAAGTGCCCATGCCGAACTGGGTCACCATGCGTGTCTTGGCCACATTACCCCCTGATTTCCTGTCACGGAAAAGACGTACCACTCGCGCCGCCTTTCAGCGCGGATGCTTGAAAAGTCCGATCACCCAACCTGTCCCGCCCAGCAGCAGGGCGCCCTGCCAATCTCCCTGGAACAGCTCGATCAGCGCCAGGACGATCGCCACCAGCTGCGCACTGCGCACCGGGCTGATCGTCGAGGCCGGTCCATGGTCATCGGGTTCGGACATGCAGACTCCCCCACGGGCCTGACGTACGAGTCAGGTGATCACGATGACTCCATCGTTTCAGGAAAGCCTCAATCAGGAA
It includes:
- a CDS encoding Lin0512 family protein translates to MSEQRIILEMGTGNDLYGQDYTKAACRAVQDALHHSSIVMFQSLGIDHQQMRVEVTIGVQQPDAVDVDVVTRELPRGRAEVTVVHGGLDVHDEANGQTHVVASAAIAAMLDIDHDAWQLCQS
- a CDS encoding Lin0512 family protein; the protein is MAKTRMVTQFGMGTSIRSQNYTEAAARGIRDALWHNSLNVADAFGFPKEAMLIEVEIGVQQPDKVDSDALLGIFPYGQPSVRVVKGGLDVAKPDGSGVSVMANVAIIVSFDMVAAGDGAEAAMPVQGAGGQS